A window of Paraburkholderia megapolitana genomic DNA:
GCCATGGATACGGATGGCAACACCTATAACGATCAGCAAGGCGTTCACTACGCGGTCGGTAGGCCGCTGGCGCTGTCCGCGACGAGCGGCACGCTCGCGTGTACTCAATTGATCGCAGACAGGGTGGCGAGCGAATTCGGCAGCCCGGGAGGCACGCTCGAAACGAGCTCAGCCACGCTCAATCTCGCGACGCGCACGCTCAATAATCTGAGCCTGTTGATCAATTCGACTGATCCTCAATATGCGCAGACGAATCCCCAATACACGCTGACGCACGCAGAGGCGCCATTGAACGGTGTTTCGAAGACCGAGCGGTTGTGGGTTCAGTCAGTTGTCGTGGGACGCGATGCGACGCAGCCGATGGTTGCCGTCGGTTACTCGACAGGATCTTTGGGTGGAGTCGTAGTCCTGTCGTGCCGTTGATCTCAGTGGGTGTTGTGCAGGAATCACACCGGCCGATTTGAATAAATCAAACTGATGGTGTGACGTAATTTGTTAGTTATGTTTAAAGATTAAAGGGGTGGAAAATGCAAAACAAACCGTTTGTGATGAGTCTTCTGAGCTCTACGGTCCTTCTGGCAGCGTGTGGCGGTAATGGAGATGGCAACAACGGAAGTGCGGCGAACAGCAACCGCTCAACCGGTTCGACTGCGCAAACCGGGACGACTCCTACGGCACCGTTCTCCTGTCCGGCCGACTACAGGAGGATAAGTCTCTCGAACAACAGCGTGATCGCGAACGTGAGTCTGAATATCAGAAGCGACGACGGCATTGCGACCCTGACAGTCAAGACACCTGCAGACGGGAAGACAGGCGATCTGATCATCTGTCTCGGCAAACCCGATCCGGTGCCTGCTGGCGTGACAGCAAACTACGTCTATGAAGTGAAGTCCTCGAGTGATCTGAGTGTGATGGCGTCTTCGACACTGACGCTGAACTTCGCATCCGACGTCGTCCCCGATCCGAACCCGCCGGTCATCGAGTTCGCTGATGTCACGAATGGAAGTGTGGTCTACAAGCCGCTGGTTCAGGGGGCATCGTTTGCGGGGGCGCCGAACTACACCCTGGCTGCAAACGCACAGGTCCCCGGTCTGTACGTGGTGCGTCTGACGAAGTAACGGCTCCGTTTCGATCGGACATAAAAAAGCCCGGCACAAAACCGGGCTTTTCCACACCACCGCATCTCAACAGAGACGCGGCTGCTAACGCGGCAACTACATCACACTCAAGCCGCGAGCAACGACCGCAGCACGAACGGCAGAATCCCACCGTGCTTGTAGTAGTCGACTTCGATCGGCGTATCGATACGCAGCAGAACCGGCACACGCTTCGTGCTGCCGTCCTTGCCGTGGATCACGAGCGTGACTTCCTGCTGCGGCTTGAAGTCGTCGCCGAGACCTTCGACATCGTAGGTTTCCTCGCCGGTGATACCGAGCGATTGCACGCTATCCGAGCCCTTGAACTGCAGCGGCAGCACGCCCATACCGACCAGGTTCGAACGGTGAATCCGTTCGAAACTGCGTGCGACCACGGCCTTCACGCCGAGCAGTTGCGTGCCCTTCGCCGCCCAGTCGCGCGACGAACCCGTGCCGTACTCTTCACCCGCGAACACAATGGTCGGCGTACCCGCATCGATGTACTTCATCGCTGCGTCGTAGATCGACAGTTGTTCGCCATCCGGCTGGTGAATCGTCAGGCCGCCTTCGACGCGCGTGCCATCCGCCTTCACCGGGATCATCAGGTTCTTGATCCGGACGTTGGCGAACGTGCCGCGCATCATCACGTCGTGGTTGCCGCGACGCGAGCCGTAGCTGTTGAAGTCGGCCTTCTGCACGCCGTTAGCCTTCAGCCACTTGCCGGCCGGCGAGTCTTCCTTGATCGAGCCTGCCGGGCTGATGTGGTCGGTCGTCACCGAGTCGCCGAAGATGCCGAGCGCACGTGCACCCGTCACTGCGGCGATGCTGGCGGCCGGCGTCATCGAGAAGTCGTCGCCGAAGAACGGCGGCTCGGCGATGTAGGTCGACTTCGGCCAGTCGTAGACCTGACCTTCTTCGCCTTCGATCTTGCTCCAGAGGTCGCCCTTCTTCGTGAGCTGCGCGTAGTTCTTGCGGAACGCGTCGGCGTCCATCGCGAACTTGAGCAGCGCGTTGACTTCGTCGCTGGTCGGCCAGATGTCGCCGAGGTAGATGTCCTTGCCGCCCTTGCCCTTGCCGACCGGTTCGGTCATCAGGTCGCGCGTGATGTTGCCGGCGATCGCGTATGCGACGACGAGCGGCGGCGACGCGAGGAAGTTCGCGCGGATGTTCGGGTGGATACGCGCTTCGAAGTTACGGTTACCGGACAGCACGGCGGCCGCGACGATGTCGTTCTTCGTGATTGCTTCGTTCAGCTCGGGCGTGAGGTCGCCCGCGTTGCCGATACAGGTCGTGCAGCCGTACGCGGCCAGTTCGAAACCGAGCTTCGACAGGAACGGCAGCAGGCCGGTCTTCGTCAGGTATTCGGTAACGATGCGCGAGCCGGGAGCCAGCGACGTCTTGATGTGCGGCGCGATCGTCAGACCGGCTTCGACAGCCTTCTTCGCGAGCAGGCCGGCGGCGAGCAGCACGCTCGGGTTCGACGTGTTCGTGCACGACGTGATCGCGGCGATCAGGATGTCGCCGTTCTTCACGTTCACGCCATTGCTCGTCGTGTATTGCGCGTCGAGGTCAGCGGCTTTCTTCGCAAAGCCGTTTTCACCGACCGGCTTCGAGAACAGGTCGCTGAAGGTCGACTTCACGTGACCGATTTCAATACGGTCTTGCGGACGCTTCGGACCGGCGAGTGACGGCGCCACCGTACCGAGGTCGAGCGTGACGACCTTCGTGTAGTCGATCTGGCCGTCCTTCGGAATACCGAACAGACCCTGCGCCTTGAAGTAGTTTTCGAACGCGGAGATTTCAGCGTCGGTGCGGCCGGTGCCCTTGAAGTAGTCGATGGTTTTTTCGTCGACCGGGAAGAAGCCCATCGTTGCGCCGTATTCCGGCGCCATGTTGCCGATCGTCGCGCGGTCTGGCAGCGACAGCGACTTCGTGCCTGCACCGAAGAATTCGACGAACTTGCCGACGACCTTCTCTTTACGCAGCAGTTCGGTGACGGTCAGCACGAGGTCGGTGGCGGTCACGCCTTCGCGCAGCTTGCCCTTCAGATGCACACCGACCACGTCCGGCGTCAGGAAGTACACCGGCTGGCCGAGCATGCCGGCTTCCGCTTCGATACCGCCCACGCCCCAGCCAACCACGCCGATACCGTTGATCATCGTCGTGTGGCTATCCGTGCCGACGAGCGTATCCGGGTAGTACACGGTGTCCTTGCCGTCAGCCTTCTTGTGCACGCCGCGAGCCAGATATTCGAGGTTCACCTGGTGGACGATGCCGACACCCGGCGGCACGACCTTGAACGTATCGAATGCCTGCATACCCCACTTCATGAACTGGTAGCGCTCGTTATTGCGCTGGAATTCCAGTTTCATGTTGAGGTCGAGCGCGTCCTTCTGGCGGAAGTAATCGATCTGCACCGAATGGTCGACGACGAGATCGACCGGCACCAGCGGTTCGATCGCCTTCGGGTTCTTGCCGGCGCGCTTCGCGACGCCGCGCATTGCAGCGATGTCGGCGAGCAGCGGCACGCCGGTAAAGTCCTGTAGCACGACGCGCGACACGACGAACGGGATTTCGTCGACGCGCGATGCGCTCGGCTTCCAGTTCGCGAGTTGCTCGATGTGCTCTTCAGCGATCTTCTTGCCGTCGTAGTTGCGCAGCACCGATTCCAGCACGATGCGGATCGATACCGGCAGGCGGTCGATCTTGATGTTCAGCGCCTTGCCGAGTTGCGGCAGCGAGTAGAACTTGCCTTTACCGGAACCGCTGTCGAATTCCTTGAGCGTTTTGTGGAGATTGTGGGCCATGGTGTTTTTCCCTGGTTGAATCGCGGGTCGTGGAGATAACGGTGCTACTTTCTTCAAACTAGATCACATACAGATCGACATATTCGTTGACGGACATGGCCTCGAGCCGTGCCTGATCGAGCGAGATGTCGAGAATGGCTTGTTGCTGCTTCACCGGAAAGCGTCGCGCGAGGTTGGTGCGAAACTTCTCGACCAGCAGCGGGATGCCATCGGTGCGGCGGCGCTTATGACCGATCGGGTACTCGACCACCACCTCGTCGAGCACCGTACCGTCGTTGAACTCGACCGTCAGCGCATTGGCAATCGAGCGCTTGTCCGGGTCGTGGTAATCCTTCGTGAACTGCGCGTCTTCCACGCAGGTCATCTTCTCGCGCAGCACATCGATGCGCGGGTCCTGCGCGATTGCGTCTTCGTAATCGCTGGCCGTCAGACGGCCGTAGATCAGCGGCACCGCAATCATGTACTGGATGCAGTGATCGCGATCGGCGGGGTTATTCAACGGCCCTTTCTTGTCGATGATGCGGATCGCTGCTTCATGGGTGCGGATCGTGATCTTCGCGATGTCTTCGACCGTCTTGCCCTTCGCTTTCAGCTGGCCGTGCAGCGTCATCGCTGCCTCGACTGCAGTCTGCGAGTGGAACTCGGCTGGAAACGAGATCTTGAACAGCACGTTCTCCATCACGTACGAACCATACGGCCGCTGGAACTTGAACGCGTTGCCCTTGAACAGCACGTCGTAGAAGCCCCAGGTCTTCGCGGTGAGCACCGACGGGTAACCCATCTCGCCCGTCTTAGCGATCAACGCGAGACGTACTGCGCGCGAGGTTGCATCGCCGGCGGCCCACGACTTGCGCGAGCCGGTGTTCGGCGCATGCCGGTAGGTGCGCAGAGAGTGGCCATCCACGAAGGCGAGCGACACCGCATTGATCAGCTCGTCGCGCGTAAGCCCGAGCAACTGGCCGACCACGGCGGTGGAGGCGAGCTTGACGAGCAGCACATGATCGAGTCCGACGCGGTTGAACGAGTTCTCGAGCGCAATGCAGCCCTGGATCTCGTGCGCCTTGATCATGCCGACCAGCACGTCTTTCATCGTCAGCGGCTTGTTGCCGGTGGCGACGGCGTTGCGCGAAAGCCAGTCGGCGGTAGCGAGGATGCCGCCCAGGTTGTCCGACGGATGACCCCACTCGGCGGCAAGCCACGTGTCGTTGAAGTCAAGCCAGCGGATCATCGCGCCGATATTGAAGGCGGCCTGCACGGGGTCGAGCTGGAACTGCGTGCCGGGCACCTTCGCACCGTGCGGCACGATCGTGCCCGGCACGAGCGGTCCCATCAGCTTGGTGCAGGCGGGGTAGGAAAGCGCTTCGAGTCCGCAGCCGAGCGTGTCGATCAGGCAGTTGCGCGC
This region includes:
- the acnA gene encoding aconitate hydratase AcnA; this translates as MAHNLHKTLKEFDSGSGKGKFYSLPQLGKALNIKIDRLPVSIRIVLESVLRNYDGKKIAEEHIEQLANWKPSASRVDEIPFVVSRVVLQDFTGVPLLADIAAMRGVAKRAGKNPKAIEPLVPVDLVVDHSVQIDYFRQKDALDLNMKLEFQRNNERYQFMKWGMQAFDTFKVVPPGVGIVHQVNLEYLARGVHKKADGKDTVYYPDTLVGTDSHTTMINGIGVVGWGVGGIEAEAGMLGQPVYFLTPDVVGVHLKGKLREGVTATDLVLTVTELLRKEKVVGKFVEFFGAGTKSLSLPDRATIGNMAPEYGATMGFFPVDEKTIDYFKGTGRTDAEISAFENYFKAQGLFGIPKDGQIDYTKVVTLDLGTVAPSLAGPKRPQDRIEIGHVKSTFSDLFSKPVGENGFAKKAADLDAQYTTSNGVNVKNGDILIAAITSCTNTSNPSVLLAAGLLAKKAVEAGLTIAPHIKTSLAPGSRIVTEYLTKTGLLPFLSKLGFELAAYGCTTCIGNAGDLTPELNEAITKNDIVAAAVLSGNRNFEARIHPNIRANFLASPPLVVAYAIAGNITRDLMTEPVGKGKGGKDIYLGDIWPTSDEVNALLKFAMDADAFRKNYAQLTKKGDLWSKIEGEEGQVYDWPKSTYIAEPPFFGDDFSMTPAASIAAVTGARALGIFGDSVTTDHISPAGSIKEDSPAGKWLKANGVQKADFNSYGSRRGNHDVMMRGTFANVRIKNLMIPVKADGTRVEGGLTIHQPDGEQLSIYDAAMKYIDAGTPTIVFAGEEYGTGSSRDWAAKGTQLLGVKAVVARSFERIHRSNLVGMGVLPLQFKGSDSVQSLGITGEETYDVEGLGDDFKPQQEVTLVIHGKDGSTKRVPVLLRIDTPIEVDYYKHGGILPFVLRSLLAA
- a CDS encoding bifunctional 2-methylcitrate dehydratase/aconitate hydratase; its protein translation is MSAPISNVRPKPDQVLVDIVDYVLGYAVDSALALETARNCLIDTLGCGLEALSYPACTKLMGPLVPGTIVPHGAKVPGTQFQLDPVQAAFNIGAMIRWLDFNDTWLAAEWGHPSDNLGGILATADWLSRNAVATGNKPLTMKDVLVGMIKAHEIQGCIALENSFNRVGLDHVLLVKLASTAVVGQLLGLTRDELINAVSLAFVDGHSLRTYRHAPNTGSRKSWAAGDATSRAVRLALIAKTGEMGYPSVLTAKTWGFYDVLFKGNAFKFQRPYGSYVMENVLFKISFPAEFHSQTAVEAAMTLHGQLKAKGKTVEDIAKITIRTHEAAIRIIDKKGPLNNPADRDHCIQYMIAVPLIYGRLTASDYEDAIAQDPRIDVLREKMTCVEDAQFTKDYHDPDKRSIANALTVEFNDGTVLDEVVVEYPIGHKRRRTDGIPLLVEKFRTNLARRFPVKQQQAILDISLDQARLEAMSVNEYVDLYVI